The nucleotide window CGTGCTAGAAGTACGCCTCGGCTTCTCGCTTGCTGCGGCCTTGCTGGACAGTCATTTTGAGCGCCCTGCGAAGCCTTTAAGTAAGATGGAGCATGTGTGGGCAAGACCGGACTCGTCTACGATCCGCGGTACCTCGAACACGACATGGGGATGGGCCATCCCGAGTCGCCGAACCGGCTGCGCGCGATTGTCCGGCAACTGGAACTGAGCGGCACGATGGCGCAGCTGACGCGGATCGAGCCGCGCATGGCCGAAGATGAATGGATCACGAAGGTGCACACGGCAGCCTACCTTGCGTCGCTGAAGCAGCACGCCCCTGCGAACGGGCGCGTGCCGCTCGATCCCGATACGTCCATGTCTCCCGGTTCGCTGACCGCCGCCTATCTGGCGGCCGGAGGCGCGCTGGCCGCGGTCGATGCGATGATGGCGAAGCAGGTCGAGCATGTCTTTTGCGCGGTGCGGCCTCCGGGACACCATGCCGAAGCCAATCGCGCGATGGGGTTTTGTCTGTTGAACAATGTGGCCATCGCGGCGCGCTATGTCCAGAAGAAGCATGGCCTCTCCCGAGTGCTGATCGTCGATTGGGACGTGCATCACGGCAATGGCACGCAACACAGTTTTGAAGACGATCCCTCGGTCCTGTTTTTCAGCACCCATCAATTTCCGCACTACCCCGGTACGGGTCGCGAATCGGAGCGAGGCCGGGGCGCAGGGGAAGGCTACACGATCAACGTGCCGATGGAAGCGGGAGAGGGGGACGACGAGTATCGTGCCATCTTCCACAAGGTGCTGGTGCCGGCGGCGGAGGAGTTTA belongs to Nitrospira sp. and includes:
- a CDS encoding histone deacetylase — translated: MGKTGLVYDPRYLEHDMGMGHPESPNRLRAIVRQLELSGTMAQLTRIEPRMAEDEWITKVHTAAYLASLKQHAPANGRVPLDPDTSMSPGSLTAAYLAAGGALAAVDAMMAKQVEHVFCAVRPPGHHAEANRAMGFCLLNNVAIAARYVQKKHGLSRVLIVDWDVHHGNGTQHSFEDDPSVLFFSTHQFPHYPGTGRESERGRGAGEGYTINVPMEAGEGDDEYRAIFHKVLVPAAEEFKPDFVMISAGFDAHKDDPLASMGLTEAGYAELTGIVAGIARTYAQGRILSSLEGGYNLTALAASVDAHVRGLLAS